The following proteins are co-located in the Candidatus Woesearchaeota archaeon genome:
- a CDS encoding class I SAM-dependent methyltransferase, whose amino-acid sequence MSHEANVKRMYGLSNAGWYDPFRRVWTKIVSAKAEEEFLRQVKKMSKPTTQILDLGCGTGINAGRLLEQKIPFQQYTGIDFSEEMLSQARKKYGSQRRIKFNFHDLTKKPLKGNYDVIITTWVLSHITNPSRVVRAYFSHLKKGGSMIIVLLTKPRWYVHWWFYPFVRLFSANYIPKEEIDKMPGEKIKKRYACGIATLLIIRTGGYDERF is encoded by the coding sequence ATGAGCCACGAGGCAAATGTTAAGCGAATGTATGGACTGAGTAATGCTGGATGGTATGATCCCTTTCGTAGAGTATGGACCAAGATAGTTTCTGCAAAGGCAGAGGAAGAATTTCTTCGACAGGTAAAGAAAATGAGTAAACCAACAACACAGATCCTAGACTTAGGCTGTGGAACTGGCATCAATGCAGGCAGGCTTCTTGAACAGAAGATTCCTTTTCAACAGTACACCGGCATTGATTTTTCTGAGGAGATGCTTTCCCAAGCACGCAAAAAGTATGGGTCGCAAAGGAGAATAAAATTCAATTTCCATGACCTCACCAAAAAACCACTCAAGGGAAACTATGATGTCATTATAACAACGTGGGTATTATCCCACATTACGAATCCCTCTCGGGTTGTGCGAGCGTATTTTAGCCATTTAAAGAAAGGAGGCTCTATGATCATCGTGCTTCTCACAAAGCCACGATGGTACGTCCATTGGTGGTTCTATCCTTTTGTTCGGCTCTTCTCAGCCAACTATATTCCTAAAGAAGAAATAGATAAAATGCCTGGTGAGAAAATCAAAAAGCGGTATGCCTGTGGCATTGCAACACTTCTGATTATAAGAACAGGAGGATATGATGAAAGATTCTAA
- a CDS encoding methyltransferase domain-containing protein, translating into MASTQERYNRIAPLYDFFEAGGEILLFRKWRKAFFSNLDGKILDVGVGTGKNIPYYHQNAEVIGIDFAQNMLERAKQRLQKEGRKNVTLLQMDVEHLEFPENTFDYVITSCVFCSVPNPVNGLKEINRVLKPTGKLIMIEHVLSKHTLIAWCEYLHNPITKRLFGAEIVRDTKTNIFRAGLNLEEDKNLALFDVFRLFVAKKSGSEKDKPVRNMP; encoded by the coding sequence ATGGCGTCAACACAAGAACGATACAATCGCATTGCACCCTTATATGATTTTTTCGAAGCTGGGGGAGAGATCCTTCTCTTTCGGAAATGGCGGAAGGCTTTTTTTAGTAACCTAGACGGAAAAATCCTGGATGTTGGTGTAGGTACAGGGAAAAACATTCCGTACTACCACCAAAATGCAGAGGTCATTGGTATTGATTTTGCCCAAAACATGTTGGAACGTGCAAAACAACGCCTGCAAAAAGAAGGAAGAAAGAACGTAACTCTTCTACAGATGGACGTAGAACATCTTGAATTTCCCGAGAACACCTTTGATTATGTTATTACCTCGTGTGTTTTTTGCTCTGTTCCCAATCCGGTCAATGGACTAAAGGAGATTAACCGTGTGTTAAAACCAACAGGAAAATTAATCATGATAGAACACGTACTGAGCAAGCATACGCTCATTGCATGGTGTGAGTATCTTCATAATCCTATCACCAAACGGCTCTTTGGAGCTGAAATTGTCAGGGACACAAAAACAAACATCTTTCGTGCTGGTCTAAATCTTGAAGAAGATAAAAATCTTGCACTGTTTGACGTGTTTAGGTTATTCGTAGCAAAAAAATCAGGTAGTGAAAAAGATAAGCCGGTTAGAAATATGCCATGA